From Nitrospirota bacterium, a single genomic window includes:
- a CDS encoding ATP-binding protein: MKSSKKEKNGYDLGLFIVHDIVQEHGGTIGVDSRTGHGATFTVIPPAKETETK; this comes from the coding sequence ATGAAGAGCAGCAAGAAGGAAAAGAATGGATACGACTTGGGCCTCTTCATCGTCCATGACATAGTGCAGGAGCACGGAGGAACCATTGGCGTGGACAGCCGGACGGGGCATGGGGCCACCTTTACCGTAATCCCGCCCGCCAAGGAGACGGAGACGAAATGA